A genomic segment from Microcella flavibacter encodes:
- a CDS encoding thymidine kinase, with the protein MAKLYFRYGAMNSGKSTALLQAAYNYEERGQKVLLAKPLIDTKGEQLIVSRLGVSRPVDFTIGASDDVYAVFQREREAEIRADGVDVACLLVDEAQFFSPQQVDDLLRIAIREGIPVLAYGIRTDFQTAAFPGSRRLLEIAHSLEELKTICRCGRKAVFNARTIDGKFVFDGDQVAIDGVDVAYESLCGLCYLDESGDSLASGWKAPVALGVEPMGPDADFA; encoded by the coding sequence ATGGCGAAACTGTACTTCCGCTACGGAGCGATGAACAGCGGCAAGAGCACGGCTCTGCTGCAGGCCGCCTACAACTACGAGGAGCGCGGGCAGAAGGTGCTGCTCGCGAAGCCGCTCATCGACACCAAGGGCGAGCAGCTCATCGTCTCGCGCCTCGGCGTCTCGCGCCCTGTCGACTTCACGATCGGCGCGAGCGACGACGTCTACGCGGTCTTCCAGCGCGAGCGCGAGGCCGAGATCCGGGCCGACGGCGTCGACGTGGCGTGCCTGCTCGTCGACGAGGCCCAGTTCTTCAGCCCGCAGCAGGTCGACGATCTGCTGCGCATCGCCATCCGCGAGGGCATCCCGGTGCTGGCGTACGGCATCCGCACCGACTTCCAGACGGCGGCCTTCCCCGGCAGTCGCCGCCTGCTCGAGATCGCGCACTCCCTCGAGGAGCTCAAGACGATCTGCCGCTGCGGCCGCAAGGCCGTCTTCAACGCGCGCACGATCGACGGCAAGTTCGTCTTCGACGGCGACCAGGTGGCCATCGACGGCGTCGACGTGGCCTACGAGTCGCTGTGCGGGCTCTGCTACCTCGACGAGTCGGGCGACTCGCTCGCCTCCGGCTGGAAGGCCCCGGTCGCCCTCGGCGTCGAGCCGATGGGGCCCGACGCCGACTTCGCGTAG
- a CDS encoding 5-oxoprolinase subunit B/C family protein: MRLLPAGDRALLAEFDSLAGALAAHAAWGMNAPVGVLELVPAARTVLVRIDPAVLGLGHAEHWLRATASAGEGGAGSRGARGGRSIPIAVEYDGEDLAAVAEAWGCTVAEVAERHAAVEWVCAFSGFAPGFPYLVPAALLSDAEAADPLPALPRRATSRPRVPAGAVALAAEYCGVYPRESPGGWQLIGRTDAVLWDAAREQPALIAPGDRVRFVPVESIGGPAAEAARDAPPAPIAPDRALRVLDPGPRTLVQDLGRPGLAHLGVGAAGAMDRAAHRLANRLVGNPEHAATLEVLLGGLVLALPAGAWVAVTGGTGPVTLDGRPVAPRTAVRAERDGAELRLGMLEHGLRAVLAVRGGVDVPATLGSRSRDTLAGLGPAPLAAGDALPLGPEPPTPVPAVDLVPLDPPTDGAVELAVRPGPRRDWFERAAWQALLDAEWTVSARSDRTGVRLDGPVLAREPSAVGRELPSEGMLPGSIQVSPDGAPTVLGPDAPVTGGYPVIAVVTDAALDLLAQLRPGQPVRLRLATGRR, encoded by the coding sequence ATGCGCCTGCTGCCCGCCGGCGACCGCGCGCTGCTCGCCGAGTTCGACTCGCTCGCCGGGGCACTCGCCGCACATGCCGCCTGGGGCATGAATGCACCCGTGGGGGTGCTCGAGCTCGTGCCGGCCGCGCGCACCGTGCTCGTGCGGATCGATCCGGCGGTGCTCGGCCTCGGGCACGCGGAGCACTGGTTGCGTGCGACCGCGAGCGCCGGCGAGGGCGGCGCGGGGTCGCGCGGTGCGCGGGGCGGGCGGAGCATCCCGATCGCCGTGGAGTACGACGGCGAGGATCTCGCGGCCGTCGCCGAGGCCTGGGGGTGCACGGTCGCCGAGGTCGCCGAGCGGCACGCGGCCGTCGAGTGGGTCTGCGCGTTCTCGGGCTTCGCGCCCGGGTTCCCGTACCTCGTCCCGGCCGCGCTGCTCAGCGACGCAGAGGCCGCCGACCCGCTGCCCGCACTCCCCCGCCGCGCGACCTCGCGGCCGCGGGTGCCGGCCGGCGCGGTCGCCCTCGCCGCCGAGTACTGCGGCGTCTACCCGCGCGAGTCGCCCGGCGGCTGGCAGCTCATCGGGCGCACCGACGCGGTGCTGTGGGATGCGGCGCGCGAGCAGCCCGCGCTCATCGCGCCGGGCGACCGGGTGCGGTTCGTGCCGGTCGAGTCGATCGGGGGCCCCGCGGCAGAGGCGGCGCGGGATGCTCCGCCCGCGCCGATCGCGCCCGACCGCGCCCTGCGCGTGCTCGACCCCGGCCCGCGCACGCTCGTGCAGGACCTCGGGCGCCCCGGCCTCGCGCACCTCGGCGTCGGAGCGGCGGGGGCCATGGACCGCGCCGCCCACCGGCTCGCCAACCGCCTCGTCGGCAATCCCGAGCACGCGGCGACCCTCGAGGTGCTGCTCGGCGGCCTCGTGCTCGCCCTGCCGGCGGGCGCCTGGGTCGCTGTCACCGGCGGCACCGGCCCCGTCACCCTCGATGGCCGGCCCGTCGCCCCGCGCACCGCCGTGCGCGCCGAGCGCGACGGCGCCGAGCTGCGCCTCGGGATGCTCGAGCACGGCCTGCGCGCCGTCCTCGCCGTGCGCGGCGGCGTCGACGTGCCGGCCACCCTGGGCTCGCGGTCGCGCGACACCCTCGCCGGGCTCGGGCCGGCGCCCCTCGCCGCCGGGGACGCGCTGCCCCTCGGCCCGGAGCCGCCGACGCCCGTGCCCGCCGTCGACCTCGTGCCGCTCGACCCGCCGACGGACGGCGCGGTCGAGCTCGCGGTGCGGCCCGGTCCGCGCCGCGACTGGTTCGAGCGGGCCGCGTGGCAGGCGCTGCTCGACGCCGAGTGGACGGTCTCGGCGCGCAGCGACCGCACGGGCGTGCGGCTCGACGGCCCGGTGCTCGCGCGCGAGCCCTCGGCCGTCGGGCGCGAGCTGCCCAGCGAGGGGATGCTGCCCGGGAGCATCCAGGTCTCGCCCGACGGCGCCCCCACCGTGCTCGGCCCCGACGCGCCCGTCACCGGCGGCTACCCCGTCATCGCGGTGGTGACGGATGCCGCGCTCGACCTGCTCGCCCAGCTGCGGCCCGGCCAGCCGGTGCGCCTGCGGCTCGCGACCGGCCGCCGCTGA
- a CDS encoding LacI family DNA-binding transcriptional regulator codes for MTETSAPARRPTIRDIAVAAGVSRGTVSRVLNGGHWVSPEAREAVEEAIRASGYTANHAARSLATGRANSLAFLLTEPQHLLFDDPTFALLLRGAAAALAQRRMTLVLLVAGTPEERATIEHYVRAGHVDGVMLISSHEADPLLGSLLGAGIPTVCCGIPLGHQHDTPFVSVDEIGSARTMTRHLLDRGHERIAMIAGPQDTPGGRYRLDGFREEMGGRFRPELVVEGDYGMESGAAAMARLLATGERIDAVFAASDLMASGAIQTLRAAGMRVPDDIAVAGFDDSGLAATHEPPLTTMRQPWQRISEEMVGMLLEAIAGRPTTPLTLGTELVVRESA; via the coding sequence GTGACCGAGACGAGCGCCCCCGCGCGCAGGCCCACGATCCGCGACATCGCCGTCGCGGCCGGCGTCTCGCGCGGCACCGTCTCGCGGGTGCTCAACGGCGGCCACTGGGTCTCGCCCGAGGCGCGCGAGGCGGTCGAGGAGGCGATCCGCGCGAGCGGCTACACCGCGAACCACGCCGCCCGCAGCCTCGCCACCGGGCGGGCCAACTCGCTCGCCTTCCTGCTCACCGAGCCGCAGCACCTGCTGTTCGACGACCCCACCTTCGCGCTCCTGCTGCGCGGCGCGGCCGCCGCCCTCGCCCAGCGGCGCATGACGCTCGTACTGCTCGTCGCCGGCACCCCCGAGGAGCGCGCGACCATCGAGCACTACGTGCGCGCGGGCCACGTCGACGGCGTCATGCTCATCTCCTCGCACGAGGCAGACCCGCTGCTCGGCTCGCTGCTCGGCGCGGGCATCCCGACCGTGTGCTGCGGCATCCCCCTCGGCCATCAGCACGACACCCCCTTCGTCTCGGTCGACGAGATCGGCTCGGCCCGCACGATGACGCGCCACCTGCTCGATCGCGGCCACGAGCGCATCGCGATGATCGCGGGCCCGCAGGACACCCCGGGCGGGCGCTACCGGCTCGACGGGTTCCGCGAGGAGATGGGCGGCCGGTTCCGGCCCGAGCTCGTTGTCGAGGGCGACTACGGCATGGAGAGCGGCGCGGCCGCGATGGCCCGCCTGCTCGCGACCGGCGAGCGCATCGACGCCGTCTTCGCCGCCTCCGACCTCATGGCCTCCGGGGCGATCCAGACGCTGCGCGCGGCCGGGATGCGCGTGCCCGACGACATCGCGGTGGCGGGCTTCGACGACTCCGGCCTCGCCGCGACGCACGAGCCCCCGCTCACCACGATGCGCCAGCCCTGGCAGCGCATCAGCGAGGAGATGGTCGGGATGCTGCTCGAGGCGATCGCCGGCCGGCCGACGACGCCCCTGACGCTCGGCACCGAGCTGGTCGTGCGCGAGAGCGCCTGA
- a CDS encoding ABC-F family ATP-binding cassette domain-containing protein, whose amino-acid sequence MSSPSFSSAAADGATTIATAATDAIIARGLARSFDRGPVLDGVDLVVPAGARIGLIGENGAGKSTLLRILAGLDPADAGEVSRPARLGYLPQEVPFDPTAPVGSLIDAAVAPLRALERELESAAAGLAGEAGRAGEAGGAAPAAAADRYAGALAAAERVELWGWPARRDALLDGFGVAGIPLSTPLGAVSGGQRSRLALAALLLERPEALLLDEPTNHLDDAAVATLRTALLGWRGPVLFASHDRAMLDEAATAIVDLDPARRAHGGPEGAVAQRYGGGFSEYLVEKARERERWEQRFAEEQRELDRLRGGVAVTARALDTGPRPPRDNDKFIGHFTGRRTEAATRRRVRSAEQRLERLEAEQLRKPPAPLTFSGVPAGTTPITDGVLVQLRGAAVSGRLAPIDLRIGALDRVLVTGANGAGKSTLLAVLAGALAHEGVRDARRGLRVGTLEQDARFADPSRTPRAIYAGAIGEQRAAALPLRELGLIAPADLDRPVGALSLGQQRRLALALVIARPPHLLLLDEPTNHLSLRLAGELEAALGTYPGAVVVASHDRWLRARWEGREVAL is encoded by the coding sequence ATGTCATCTCCCTCGTTCTCCTCGGCGGCCGCTGACGGCGCCACGACCATCGCGACCGCCGCGACCGACGCGATCATCGCGCGCGGCCTCGCCCGCTCCTTCGACCGCGGGCCCGTGCTCGACGGCGTCGACCTCGTCGTACCCGCGGGCGCGCGCATCGGTCTCATCGGCGAGAACGGGGCGGGCAAGTCGACGCTGCTGCGCATCCTCGCCGGGCTCGACCCGGCCGACGCGGGGGAGGTTTCCCGTCCCGCGCGGCTCGGCTACCTGCCGCAGGAGGTGCCCTTCGACCCGACGGCGCCGGTCGGGTCGCTCATCGACGCGGCGGTCGCGCCGCTGCGCGCGCTCGAGCGCGAGCTGGAGAGCGCGGCGGCCGGGCTGGCGGGGGAGGCCGGGCGGGCGGGGGAGGCCGGCGGCGCCGCTCCGGCGGCCGCCGCCGACCGGTACGCCGGGGCGCTCGCTGCCGCCGAACGGGTCGAGCTGTGGGGCTGGCCGGCGCGCCGGGATGCCCTGCTCGACGGGTTCGGCGTGGCGGGCATCCCGCTCAGCACGCCGCTCGGCGCCGTGTCGGGCGGGCAGCGCAGCCGGCTGGCGCTCGCGGCCCTGCTGCTGGAGCGCCCCGAGGCCCTGCTGCTCGATGAGCCCACCAACCACCTCGACGACGCCGCGGTCGCGACCCTGCGCACGGCCCTGCTCGGCTGGCGAGGACCGGTGCTGTTCGCGAGCCACGACCGCGCCATGCTCGACGAGGCGGCGACGGCGATCGTCGACCTCGACCCGGCGCGGCGGGCGCACGGCGGGCCCGAGGGGGCGGTGGCGCAGCGCTACGGCGGCGGGTTCAGCGAGTACCTCGTCGAGAAGGCGCGCGAGCGGGAGCGCTGGGAGCAGCGCTTCGCCGAGGAGCAGCGGGAGCTCGACCGGCTGCGGGGCGGCGTCGCGGTGACGGCCCGGGCCCTCGATACCGGGCCGCGCCCGCCGCGCGACAACGACAAGTTCATCGGGCACTTCACGGGCCGGCGCACCGAGGCGGCGACCCGCCGACGGGTGCGCAGCGCCGAGCAGCGGCTCGAACGGCTCGAGGCCGAGCAGCTGCGCAAACCTCCCGCACCGCTCACCTTCTCCGGCGTGCCGGCGGGCACGACGCCGATCACCGACGGCGTGCTCGTGCAGCTGCGCGGCGCTGCGGTGTCCGGCCGGCTCGCGCCGATCGACCTGCGCATCGGCGCGCTCGACCGCGTGCTCGTGACGGGGGCGAACGGCGCGGGCAAGTCGACGCTGCTGGCCGTGCTCGCGGGGGCGCTCGCGCACGAGGGCGTTCGGGATGCCCGGCGCGGGCTGCGCGTCGGAACACTCGAGCAGGACGCCCGCTTCGCCGACCCCTCGCGCACGCCGCGCGCCATCTACGCGGGAGCCATCGGCGAGCAGCGCGCCGCCGCCCTCCCGCTGCGCGAGCTCGGGCTCATCGCACCCGCCGACCTCGACCGCCCTGTCGGAGCGCTCTCGCTCGGCCAGCAGCGCCGGCTCGCCCTCGCGCTCGTCATCGCGCGGCCGCCGCACCTGCTGCTGCTCGACGAGCCGACGAACCACCTGTCGCTGCGGCTCGCCGGCGAGCTCGAGGCGGCGCTCGGCACCTACCCGGGCGCGGTCGTCGTGGCGTCGCACGACCGCTGGCTGCGGGCCCGGTGGGAGGGGCGAGAGGTCGCGCTCTGA
- a CDS encoding response regulator transcription factor: protein METRVPATGSVRLAILDDHELLLDSLSTWISQNAPDFDLVLTAPTWFELVQSDQFPTDLVLLDFQLQEPVSIEARVRTCRAAGAKVIVLTSLDTEEARERALDAGAAAFLSKALPLADVMDAARQVMGMQSSGEPVREWRPLPSGARRPPRPKLSVSEREALSLYVAGMSTAQVASEMHVQYETAKTYLRRVREKYAKTGRPASTKTDLIRRAAEDGYLQ from the coding sequence ATGGAGACGAGGGTGCCCGCGACGGGGTCGGTGAGACTCGCCATCCTCGACGATCACGAGCTGCTGCTCGACAGCCTCAGCACGTGGATCTCGCAGAACGCGCCCGACTTCGACCTCGTGCTCACCGCGCCGACCTGGTTCGAGCTCGTGCAGAGCGACCAGTTCCCGACCGATCTCGTGCTGCTCGACTTCCAGCTGCAGGAGCCCGTGTCGATCGAGGCGCGCGTGCGCACCTGCCGCGCCGCGGGCGCGAAGGTCATCGTGCTGACGAGCCTCGACACCGAGGAGGCCCGCGAGCGCGCGCTCGACGCGGGTGCGGCGGCGTTCCTCTCCAAGGCGCTGCCGCTCGCCGACGTCATGGACGCCGCGCGGCAGGTCATGGGCATGCAGTCGAGCGGCGAGCCGGTGCGCGAGTGGCGCCCGCTGCCGAGCGGCGCCCGCAGGCCGCCCCGACCCAAGCTCTCGGTGAGCGAGCGCGAGGCGCTGAGCCTCTACGTCGCGGGCATGTCGACGGCGCAGGTCGCGAGCGAGATGCACGTGCAGTACGAGACGGCGAAGACCTACCTGCGCCGCGTGCGCGAGAAGTACGCGAAGACGGGGCGCCCCGCGAGCACGAAGACCGATCTGATCAGACGAGCAGCCGAGGACGGGTACCTGCAGTAA
- a CDS encoding Rv2578c family radical SAM protein, giving the protein MRWSGQTVGAQQADALPELVDTAALARRSALERSGLVRTVRPPEFAGITFHEVLAKSALNRVPGGGGSLPFGHTVNPYRGCTHACVYCFARPTHAYLDLDTGEGFDREIVVKVNVAEVLARELRRPSWSRDPVALGTNTDPYQRAEGRYGLMPGIITALTESGTPLSILTKGTLLRRDLPLLARAREHVPVELSMSIAIYDDALQQSLEPGTPSTEARLATITAAAAAGFAPSVLMMPVLPDLTDTRAHLDTAFERIRAAGARSVMASALHLKPGVREWYLAWLEREHPALVPRYRELYAGGPHPPAGYRSWLAERVRDARRRHGLGSRPLDPATGTVAAGAPLRTRALAADPSGPHRGVRRGMPADASAAASPPATSPGMLF; this is encoded by the coding sequence ATGCGGTGGAGCGGGCAGACGGTGGGGGCGCAGCAGGCGGATGCCCTGCCCGAGCTCGTCGACACCGCCGCGCTCGCCCGGCGCTCGGCCCTCGAGCGCAGCGGGCTCGTGCGCACGGTGCGGCCGCCGGAGTTCGCCGGCATCACCTTTCACGAGGTGCTCGCGAAATCGGCGCTCAACCGGGTGCCCGGCGGAGGCGGCTCGCTGCCCTTCGGCCACACCGTCAATCCGTACCGGGGCTGCACGCACGCCTGCGTGTACTGCTTCGCCCGGCCGACCCACGCCTACCTCGACCTCGACACGGGCGAGGGCTTCGACCGCGAGATCGTCGTCAAGGTGAACGTCGCCGAGGTGCTCGCGCGCGAGCTGCGCCGGCCGAGCTGGAGCCGCGACCCGGTCGCGCTCGGCACGAACACCGACCCGTACCAGCGGGCCGAGGGCCGCTACGGTCTCATGCCCGGCATCATCACGGCGCTCACCGAGAGCGGCACCCCGTTGAGCATCCTGACCAAGGGCACGCTGCTGCGCCGCGACCTGCCGCTGCTCGCCCGGGCCCGCGAGCACGTGCCCGTCGAGCTCAGCATGTCGATCGCGATCTACGACGACGCCCTGCAGCAGTCGCTCGAGCCGGGCACCCCCTCGACCGAGGCCCGGCTCGCCACGATCACCGCCGCCGCCGCAGCGGGCTTCGCACCGAGCGTGCTCATGATGCCGGTGCTGCCCGACCTCACCGACACCCGCGCGCATCTCGACACGGCCTTCGAGCGCATCCGCGCCGCGGGCGCCCGCTCGGTCATGGCCTCGGCGCTGCACCTCAAGCCGGGGGTGCGCGAGTGGTACCTCGCCTGGCTCGAGCGCGAGCATCCCGCCCTCGTGCCCCGCTACCGCGAGCTCTACGCGGGCGGCCCGCACCCGCCGGCCGGCTACCGCTCGTGGCTCGCCGAGCGGGTACGGGATGCCCGACGTCGCCACGGCCTCGGCAGCAGGCCGCTCGACCCCGCCACCGGCACGGTCGCGGCCGGGGCCCCGCTGCGCACGCGCGCCCTCGCCGCCGACCCCTCGGGGCCGCACCGCGGAGTGCGGCGCGGGATGCCCGCCGACGCGTCGGCCGCCGCATCCCCGCCGGCGACGAGCCCCGGCATGCTCTTCTGA
- a CDS encoding LamB/YcsF family protein, whose translation MPMIDLNSDLGESYGDAIVGDDAAMMPLVTSANLACGAHGGDPATMAAACASAVAHGVAIGAHPSYDDRAGFGRRDLEVAPAVLAAQLRAQLATLTAAAEAAGGRVRYLKPHGALYNRIVHNPARAAVVADAAAAEGVPLMGMPGSAAERAAAAAGIPFLAEGFADRAYRADGSLVPRSEPGAVLHDPDLIAARAVRLALEGVVETIDGSLIALPVRSLCVHGDTPGAVAIARAVRTALLDAGIAIESLV comes from the coding sequence ATGCCGATGATCGATCTCAACAGCGACCTCGGCGAGTCGTACGGCGATGCGATCGTCGGCGATGACGCGGCGATGATGCCGCTCGTCACGAGCGCGAACCTCGCCTGCGGCGCGCACGGCGGCGACCCCGCGACCATGGCCGCGGCCTGCGCGTCGGCCGTCGCCCACGGCGTCGCGATCGGCGCCCACCCCTCCTACGACGATCGCGCGGGTTTCGGCCGCCGCGATCTCGAGGTCGCTCCGGCCGTGCTCGCCGCGCAGCTGCGCGCGCAGCTCGCCACCCTGACCGCCGCGGCCGAGGCCGCCGGGGGCCGGGTGCGCTACCTGAAGCCCCACGGCGCGCTCTACAACCGCATCGTGCACAATCCCGCGCGGGCCGCGGTCGTCGCGGATGCCGCCGCCGCGGAGGGCGTACCGCTGATGGGGATGCCCGGCAGCGCCGCCGAGCGCGCGGCCGCGGCCGCGGGCATCCCGTTCCTCGCCGAGGGCTTCGCCGATCGCGCCTACCGCGCCGACGGCTCGCTCGTGCCGAGGTCCGAACCCGGAGCGGTGCTGCACGACCCCGATCTCATCGCCGCGCGCGCCGTTCGGCTCGCCCTCGAGGGCGTCGTCGAGACGATCGACGGGTCGCTCATCGCGCTGCCCGTGCGCTCGCTCTGCGTGCACGGCGACACCCCCGGCGCGGTCGCGATCGCGCGGGCCGTGCGCACGGCGCTGCTCGACGCCGGCATCGCGATCGAGTCGCTCGTCTGA
- a CDS encoding bifunctional methylenetetrahydrofolate dehydrogenase/methenyltetrahydrofolate cyclohydrolase produces the protein MPAQRLDGTATARTIKAELTERVRVLAGRGIVPGLATVLVGDDPGSRWYVGGKHKDCAEVGIASIRRDLPESTTQAELEAVIDDLNADPAVTGFIVQLPLPKHIDTDAILERVDPAKDADGLHPTNLGRLVLRASREIDTPLPCTPRGVIELVQRHGLSWDGLDVVVIGRGVTVGRAIGALLTRREINATVTLTHTGTRDLPAHLRRADVIVAAAGVPGIVSAADVKPGAIVLDVGVSRVVDAETGESRIAGDVADDVAEVASWISPNPGGVGPMTRALLLANVVETAERAAGIH, from the coding sequence ATGCCCGCCCAGCGCCTCGACGGAACCGCCACCGCCCGCACGATCAAGGCCGAGCTCACCGAGCGCGTCCGCGTGCTCGCGGGCCGCGGCATCGTGCCCGGACTCGCGACGGTGCTCGTCGGCGACGACCCCGGATCCCGGTGGTACGTCGGCGGCAAGCACAAGGACTGCGCCGAGGTCGGCATCGCGTCGATCCGCCGCGACCTGCCGGAGTCGACGACGCAGGCCGAGCTTGAGGCCGTCATCGACGACCTCAACGCCGACCCCGCCGTCACGGGCTTCATCGTGCAGCTGCCGTTGCCGAAGCACATCGACACCGACGCGATCCTCGAGCGGGTCGACCCCGCGAAGGACGCCGACGGACTGCACCCGACGAACCTCGGCCGGCTCGTGCTGCGTGCGAGCCGCGAGATCGACACCCCGCTGCCCTGCACGCCGCGCGGAGTCATCGAGCTCGTGCAGCGCCACGGCCTCTCCTGGGACGGCCTCGACGTCGTCGTCATCGGCCGCGGCGTCACCGTCGGCCGCGCGATCGGCGCGCTGCTGACCCGGCGCGAGATCAACGCCACCGTGACGCTCACCCACACCGGCACCCGCGACCTGCCCGCGCACCTGCGCCGCGCCGACGTCATCGTCGCCGCCGCGGGCGTGCCCGGCATCGTCTCGGCCGCCGACGTGAAGCCCGGCGCGATCGTGCTCGACGTCGGCGTCTCGCGGGTCGTCGACGCGGAGACGGGCGAGTCGCGCATCGCGGGCGACGTGGCTGACGACGTCGCCGAGGTGGCGTCGTGGATCTCGCCGAACCCGGGCGGCGTCGGCCCCATGACCCGCGCACTGCTGCTCGCGAACGTGGTGGAGACGGCGGAGCGCGCGGCGGGCATCCACTAG
- the glyA gene encoding serine hydroxymethyltransferase: protein MSSLPSSFNDALIDVDPEIAAVLEQELGRQRDTLEMIASENFVSRAILEAQGSVLTNKYAEGYPGKRYYGGCEFVDIAENLAIERAKSLFGAQFANVQPHSGASASAAVLHALAQPGDTILGLELAHGGHLTHGMKLNFSGKVYNATSYGVDPETMLVDMDVVRAKALEVKPTVIIAGWSAYSRQLDFAAFRAIADEVGAKLWVDMAHFAGLVAAGLHPSPLPHAHVVSSTVHKTLAGPRSGIILSNDESLFKKLNSAVFPGQQGGPLMHVIAAKAVAFKLAALPEFVERQERTIAGARILADRLTQDDAIAAGVNVLTGGTDVHLALVDLRTSPLNGLEAEDLLHEVGITVNRNGVPFDPRPPMVTSGVRIGTPALATRGFGEEQFTEVADIIARTLMPSPDVAALRGRVAALADAFPLYPGL, encoded by the coding sequence GTGTCCAGCCTGCCCAGTTCCTTCAACGACGCGCTCATCGACGTCGACCCCGAGATCGCCGCCGTGCTCGAGCAGGAGCTCGGCCGTCAGCGCGACACCCTCGAGATGATCGCGAGCGAGAACTTCGTCTCGCGCGCCATCCTCGAGGCGCAGGGCTCGGTGCTCACCAACAAGTACGCCGAGGGCTACCCCGGCAAGCGCTACTACGGCGGCTGCGAGTTCGTCGACATCGCCGAGAACCTCGCCATCGAGCGGGCCAAGAGCCTCTTCGGCGCCCAGTTCGCCAACGTGCAGCCCCACTCCGGCGCCTCCGCGAGCGCCGCCGTGCTGCACGCCCTCGCCCAGCCGGGCGACACCATCCTCGGCCTCGAGCTCGCCCACGGCGGCCACCTCACCCATGGCATGAAGCTCAACTTCTCGGGCAAGGTCTACAACGCCACCAGCTACGGCGTCGACCCCGAGACGATGCTCGTGGACATGGACGTCGTGCGCGCCAAGGCCCTCGAGGTCAAGCCGACGGTCATCATCGCGGGCTGGTCGGCCTACTCGCGCCAGCTCGACTTCGCCGCCTTCCGCGCCATCGCCGACGAGGTCGGCGCCAAGCTCTGGGTCGACATGGCCCACTTCGCCGGCCTCGTCGCCGCGGGCCTGCACCCCTCGCCGCTGCCCCACGCGCACGTCGTCAGCTCGACCGTGCACAAGACCCTCGCCGGCCCCCGCTCGGGCATCATCCTCAGCAACGACGAGTCGCTGTTCAAGAAGCTCAACTCGGCCGTGTTCCCGGGTCAGCAGGGCGGGCCGCTCATGCACGTCATCGCGGCGAAGGCCGTGGCGTTCAAGCTCGCGGCCCTGCCGGAGTTCGTGGAGCGCCAGGAGCGCACGATCGCCGGCGCGCGCATCCTCGCCGACCGCCTCACCCAGGATGACGCGATCGCCGCGGGCGTCAACGTGCTCACGGGCGGCACCGACGTGCACCTCGCCCTCGTCGACCTGCGCACCTCGCCCCTCAACGGCCTCGAGGCGGAGGACCTGCTGCACGAGGTCGGCATCACCGTCAACCGCAACGGCGTGCCCTTCGACCCCCGCCCGCCGATGGTGACGAGCGGTGTGCGCATCGGCACCCCCGCGCTCGCGACCCGCGGATTCGGCGAGGAGCAGTTCACCGAGGTCGCCGACATCATCGCGCGCACCCTCATGCCGAGCCCCGACGTCGCCGCCCTGCGCGGCCGCGTCGCGGCGCTCGCCGACGCCTTCCCCCTGTACCCGGGTCTGTGA